A genomic stretch from Erigeron canadensis isolate Cc75 chromosome 9, C_canadensis_v1, whole genome shotgun sequence includes:
- the LOC122581125 gene encoding acyl-CoA-binding domain-containing protein 5 produces MFAFSRKGKKLGRVKVQLSDSAGTRSPVRHHKRTNNSHGDSATNDSDDNNRCSSTAPEQENSISGTGDGWKKLSTTGDKPTPRFNHAAAVIGNKMIIVGGESGNGLLDDVQVLNFDNFSWTTASSRLYLSPSSLQLKIPACKGHCLVPWGKKVLLVGGRTVPPSDRISVWAFDIETECWSLMEAKGDVPVARSGHSVVRAGPNIILFGGEDIKRKKLNDLHIFDLKSLTWLPLNCTGTVPPSRCNHVATLYDDKLLLVFGGTSKSKSLNDLYSFDFETMIWSRIKIRGFHPSPRAGCCGVLRGTKWYIAGGGSRKKRHAEILAFDILKLEWSIVHTSSQQSITTNKDLSLVLLQKKDTEYLVAFGGLKKEPSDQIEVLTLEKNELSMSRRMTILSEKRSSSTGPAVGPVSSLGRQNLASAIEHHGSGRKSLSESLLVDSNPGNVSLRKEHIDGDMTYKLARSIEDERPSLPLEQTRKQSADEIFSMVERETTEKDERERNDDTVAFQETDGKSGFFPGSSSIYQLYEIKTTALMKKNGILEAQLAAAVAGREAAEKNLSSVIKSRQEVEKRLADTLKDMELMKEKLVLVEMAQEEANSLSNIVHSDHVRLEHDVAFLKAVLDDTQKELHSTRGVLSAERARAFQLQVEVFHLKQRLQSMDNRTPTPRKPYHG; encoded by the exons ATGTTTGCATTTTCTAGGAAGGGAAAGAAGCTTGGAAG AGTAAAAGTTCAGCTGTCTGACTCAGCTGGCACACGAAGTCCTGTTAGACACCACAAACGAACAAATAATTCCCAT GGTGATAGTGCTACAAATGATTCTGATGATAATAATCGTTGTTCGTCCACTGCACCAGAGCAAGAAAATTCCATTTCTGGGACCGGTGACGGATGGAAAAAGCTTTCAACTACTGGCGATAAGCCTACACCTCGGTTTAAT CATGCTGCAGCTGTAATTggaaataaaatgattattgTCGGTGGTGAATCTGGAAACGGATTATTAGATGATGTACag gttcttaattttgataacttttcaTGGACAACAGCTTCATCAAGATTATATCTTTCACCATCTAGTCTTCAACTCAAGATTCCTGCATGCAAGGGTCATTGTTTG GTGCCTTGGGGGAAAAAGGTGCTTTTAGTTGGAGGGCGAACCGTCCCGCCAAGTGATCGAATATCAG TTTGGGCATTTGATATAGAAACAGAGTGCTGGTCACTTATGGAAGCGAAAGGAGATGTTCCG GTTGCACGCAGTGGCCACTCTGTAGTACGGGCAGGCCCGAATATAATTCTATTTGGTGGTGAAGATATAAAGCGAAAGAAATTAAATGATTTACATATTTTTGATCTTAAGTCACTCACATGGCTTCCTCTGAACTGCAC GGGAACTGTACCTCCTTCAAGATGTAACCATGTTGCAACTCTATATGATGATAAATTGCTTCTAGTGTTTGGAGGAACTTCAAAGTCCAAATCTTTGAATGATTTGTACTCCTTTGACTTTGAGACG ATGATCTGGTCAAGAATTAAGATACGTGGTTTCCATCCATCACCTCGAGCTGGTTGTTGTGGAGTCTTGCGCGGTACGAAATGGTATATTGCGGGAGGTGGCAGCAGGAAAAAAC GGCATGCGGAGATATTGGCATTTGATATCTTAAAACTAGAGTGGTCTATTGTTCACACATCATCCCAACAGTCTATTACCACCAACAAG GATCTTAGCCTCGTCCTTTTACAAAAGAAGGACACAGAGTATTTGGTTGCATTTGGAGGTCTAAAGAAGGAACCATCGGACCAG ATTGAGGTCCTGACACTGGAAAAAAACGAGTTATCCATGAGTCGTAGAATGACAATCTTATCTGAAAAACGCAGTTCATCTACAGGGCCAGCAGTTGGTCCAGTGAGCAGTCTTGGTAGACAAAATCTAGCGTCTGCAATTGAACACCATGGTTCTGGCAGGAAGTCATTGTCTGAATCATTGCTAGTGGATTCAAATCCTGGTAATGTTTCACTCCGAAAAGAACACATTGATGGCGATATGACATATAAACTTGCAAGAAGTATTGAAGATGAACGCCCCTCATTG CCATTGGAGCAGACAAGAAAACAATCAGCTGATGAGATTTTCTCCATGGTTGAACGTGAAACCACTGAAAAggatgagagagaaagaaatgatGATACCGTTGCCTTCCAAGAAACCGATGGAAAATCAGGGTTTTTCCCAGGTTCTTCAagtatatatcaattatatgaaataaaaactaCTGCTTTAATGAAAAAGAATGGAATTCTCGAGGCACAGTTGGCAGCTGCGGTGGCTGGGCGTGAAGCTGCTGAAAAGAATCTTTCCTCTGTTATAAAAAGTCGACAAGAAGTTGAGAAGAGATTAGCCGACACTTTAAAGGATATGGAACTTATGAAAGAGAAGTTGGTTTTGGTAGAAATGGCACAAGAGGAGGCAAATAGTTTGTCAAATATTGTTCATTCTGATCACGTGAGGCTCGAGCATGATGTAGCTTTCTTAAAGGCGGTTTTGGATGATACACAGAAG GAATTGCATTCTACCAGAGGAGTACTATCGGCAGAAAGAGCAAGAGCATTTCAGTTACAG GTTGAAGTTTTCCATCTGAAGCAAAGACTACAATCAATGGATAATCGAACACCAACGCCTAGAAAACCATATCATGGATGA
- the LOC122581126 gene encoding protein-tyrosine-phosphatase PTP1-like isoform X1: protein MSASSTKTSKSPPSPSPSPSSFSFDMSTGFPSKPILKPEQIGFCVQALTFFKSKQHQQNPHHFSLIEQEFSILQDHRMRVSEVNTNCSVAKLHVNCRKNRYSDVVPFDANRVVLDPCKDHRPSAMGYINASYITAEANPSESVSRFIATQGPLTETFEDFWEMVLQNNCPAVVMLTKLVDHHRIQKCGDYFQAENGPRLFGDISTVTKTITTTDSSLVLRHMEVNREELEDPPLPVLHIQYPEWPDHGVPYDTLAVRDIFRRLCHLPSSKGPIVVHCSAGIGRTGTYCAIHNTIQRILIGDMTALDLVKTISTFRSQRMGMVQTLDQYVFCYEAIIDELQDLISDSKVPDTLK, encoded by the exons ATGTCTGCATCATCCACCAAAACCTCAAAATCACCACCATCTCCATCTCCATCTCCGtcatcattttcttttgatATGTCAACTGGGTTTCCTTCAAAACCGATTCTTAAGCCTGAACAAATCGGTTTCTGTGTTCAAGCTCTCACCTTTTTTAAATCCAAACAACACCAACAAAACCCTCATCACTTTTCACTTATTGAACAAGAGTTTTCTATTTTGCAG GATCATAGGATGAGAGTATCAGAAGTTAATACTAACTGTTCGGTGGCTAAACTGCATGTTAACTGTAGAAAAAACCGCTACTCAGATGTTGTACCAT TTGATGCAAATAGAGTTGTTCTTGATCCATGCAAAGATCACAGACCATCAGCAATGGGATACATTAATGCTAGTTATATCACAGCAGAG GCTAATCCATCTGAAAGTGTATCTCGGTTCATAGCCACTCAAGGTCCCCTTACTGAAACCTTTGAAGATTTCTGGGAAATGGTACTGCAGAATAACTGCCCAGCAGTTGTAATGCTCACTAAGCTAGTTGATCACCACAGG ATCCAAAAGTGCGGAGACTATTTTCAAGCTGAGAACGGTCCAAGATTATTTGGTGATATATCTACGGTTACCAAAACCATAACTACAACTGATAGCTCACTAGTGTTACGCCACATGGAAGTGAACCGTGAAGAG TTAGAGGATCCTCCTCTACCTGTTTTGCATATTCAATATCCCGAATGGCCAGATCATGGTGTTCCATATGATACCTTGGCtgttagagatatttttagAAGATTATGTCATCTGCCATCATCCAAAGGACCAATTGTGGTGCATTGCAG TGCAGGTATTGGTAGAACCGGAACATATTGTGCAATACATAACACCATTCAAAGAATTCTAATCGGTGATATGACTGCTCTAGATCTTGTTAAAACCATAAGCACTTTCAGGTCGCAGAGGATGGGGATGGTCCAAacattg GATCAGTACGTCTTCTGCTATGAAGCGATTATTGATGAACTCCAAGACCTTATCTCAGATTCCAAAGTTCCGGACACCTTAAAATG A
- the LOC122581833 gene encoding pentatricopeptide repeat-containing protein At1g80270, mitochondrial-like has protein sequence MLAMRRTSIIVLRSRLFSAVTLRASRVKHQVSDPSHVEKSRSIEPSCGPWLSNRYYSSTSFQATSKYGFSSVAGTKSSDEEDDDLEDGFSELEASSTDVTEKKIDEAENDDELISEREASEEEDNDIAPEKPQRPRRVFSQFFKAINDSPNVPVRNTLDKWLEKEESVSRADVSSAIFELRRRRMLDKALQLSEWLESTKLLEFNEKDYAGHVDLLAKVRGLQAAEYYIEKVPESFKNEVIYRTLLANCVQTTNIAKSEAVFNKMKELKFPITAFTCNQLLMLYKITNKKKIADVLMLMEKENVQPTHFTYRLLIDVKGQSNDMEGMEQIVETMKAEDMELDSRTRVVLAKHYIYGGLKEKAKVVLQEMEGAGLKENRWACSILLPLYAELGSVDDVDRVWEVCKSTPKLEECTNAIDAYGKLKKIEEAEAVFDLMSERFKRMSSKHYAAMLKVYANNKMLTKGKNLVKQMGESGCQIGPLTWDALVKLYVEAGEIEKADSILRRASEQNRVKPLFNTYMLILDQYAKKGDIHNAEKMFHRMRQDGYVARLRQYHALLQTYINAKAPAYGFRERLKADNVFPNKAMLGQLAQLDAFKRTAMTDLLD, from the exons atgttgGCGATGAGAAGAACATCTATCATTGTTCTCAG GTCACGATTGTTTTCAGCAGTCACCTTGCGTGCTTCCCGTGTCAAACACCAAGTATCAGATCCTAGTCATGTGGAGAAAAGTAGATCCATTGAGCCTTCTTGTGGTCCATGGTTGTCAAATAGATACTATTCTAGTACAAGTTTTCAGGCAACTTCAAAGTATGGCTTCTCATCAGTAGCTGGCACAAAAAGCAGCGATGAGGAAGATGATGACTTAGAGGATGGATTTTCTGAGTTGGAAGCTTCTAGTACTGATGTGACTGAAAAAAAGATTGATGAAGCAGAAAATGATGATGAGTTGATCTCTGAACGCGAGGCTTCTGAGGAGGAGGACAATGATATCGCACCTGAAAAACCCCAGCGGCCAAGACGAGTTTTCTCACAATTCTTTAAGGCTATCAATGATTCACCAAATGTTCCTGTTCGCAACACACTTGACAAGTGgcttgaaaaagaagaaagtgtTAGCAGAGCAGACGTATCTTCGGCTATATTTGAATTGAGGAGGCGTAGAATGTTAGACAAAGCTTTGCAG CTATCAGAGTGGTTGGAGTCAACAAAGCTGTTAGAGTTTAACGAAAAAGATTATGCTGGTCATGTAGATTTGTTAGCCAAAGTACGTGGTCTACAAGCCGCAGAATATTACATTGAAAAAGTCCCTGAGTCATTTAAAAACGAGGTGATATACCGGACTCTCTTAGCCAACTGTGTTCAAACCACGAATATAGCAAAGTCTGAGGCGGTATTTAACAAAATGAAGGAATTGAAATTCCCGATAACGGCATTTACGTGCAACCAATTGCTcatgttatataaaataaccAATAAGAAAAAGATTGCTGATGTGTTAATGTTAATGGAGAAAGAAAATGTGCAGCCGACACATTTTACTTACAGATTGCTAATAGACGTTAAAGGCCAGAGTAATGATATGGAGGGGATGGAGCAAATTGTTGAAACCATGAAGGCAGAGGACATGGAGCTGGATTCCAGGACACGG GTGGTTTTGGCTAAGCACTATATATACGGAGGTCTCAAAGAAAAGGCAAAAGTGGTTCTACAGGAAATGGAAGGGGCTGGTCTTAAAGAAAACAGATGGGCTTGTTCAATTTTGCTTCCACTTTATGCGGAACTTGGAAGTGTTGATGATGTCGATCGAGTCTGGGAGGTATGCAAGTCGACTCCCAAGCTCGAAGAGTGTACGAATGCTATTGATGCTTATGGAAAGCTAAAGAAAATAGAGGAAGCAGAGGCTGTGTTTGACCTGATGTCTGAGAGATTTAAACGAATGTCATCGAAGCATTATGCTGCAATGCTAAAAGTTTatgcaaataataaaatgttaacAAAGGGAAAGAATCTTGTGAAACAGATGGGGGAAAGTGGTTGCCAAATTGGGCCTTTGACGTGGGACGCTTTGGTTAAACTATATGTTGAAGCAGGGGAGATTGAGAAAGCAGACTCGATTTTGCGTCGGGCTTCAGAGCAAAACCGGGTAAAACCACTTTTCAATACTTATATGCTGATTTTGGATCAGTATGCAAAGAAGGGGGACATACATAATGCTGAAAAGATGTTTCATAGGATGAGACAAGACGGTTATGTCGCCAGGCTGAGACAATATCATGCTCTTTTACAAACGTATATAAACGCTAAGGCTCCTGCATACGGGTTTAGAGAGCGTTTGAAAGCCGATAATGTATTCCCGAATAAGGCAATGTTGGGACAGTTGGCTCAACTAGATGCTTTTAAGAGGACTGCAATGACGGATTTACTGGATTGA
- the LOC122581126 gene encoding protein-tyrosine-phosphatase PTP1-like isoform X2 has protein sequence MLWDPLLFIAMDHRMRVSEVNTNCSVAKLHVNCRKNRYSDVVPFDANRVVLDPCKDHRPSAMGYINASYITAEANPSESVSRFIATQGPLTETFEDFWEMVLQNNCPAVVMLTKLVDHHRIQKCGDYFQAENGPRLFGDISTVTKTITTTDSSLVLRHMEVNREELEDPPLPVLHIQYPEWPDHGVPYDTLAVRDIFRRLCHLPSSKGPIVVHCSAGIGRTGTYCAIHNTIQRILIGDMTALDLVKTISTFRSQRMGMVQTLDQYVFCYEAIIDELQDLISDSKVPDTLK, from the exons ATGTTGTGGGATCCTCTACTGTTTATAGCAATG GATCATAGGATGAGAGTATCAGAAGTTAATACTAACTGTTCGGTGGCTAAACTGCATGTTAACTGTAGAAAAAACCGCTACTCAGATGTTGTACCAT TTGATGCAAATAGAGTTGTTCTTGATCCATGCAAAGATCACAGACCATCAGCAATGGGATACATTAATGCTAGTTATATCACAGCAGAG GCTAATCCATCTGAAAGTGTATCTCGGTTCATAGCCACTCAAGGTCCCCTTACTGAAACCTTTGAAGATTTCTGGGAAATGGTACTGCAGAATAACTGCCCAGCAGTTGTAATGCTCACTAAGCTAGTTGATCACCACAGG ATCCAAAAGTGCGGAGACTATTTTCAAGCTGAGAACGGTCCAAGATTATTTGGTGATATATCTACGGTTACCAAAACCATAACTACAACTGATAGCTCACTAGTGTTACGCCACATGGAAGTGAACCGTGAAGAG TTAGAGGATCCTCCTCTACCTGTTTTGCATATTCAATATCCCGAATGGCCAGATCATGGTGTTCCATATGATACCTTGGCtgttagagatatttttagAAGATTATGTCATCTGCCATCATCCAAAGGACCAATTGTGGTGCATTGCAG TGCAGGTATTGGTAGAACCGGAACATATTGTGCAATACATAACACCATTCAAAGAATTCTAATCGGTGATATGACTGCTCTAGATCTTGTTAAAACCATAAGCACTTTCAGGTCGCAGAGGATGGGGATGGTCCAAacattg GATCAGTACGTCTTCTGCTATGAAGCGATTATTGATGAACTCCAAGACCTTATCTCAGATTCCAAAGTTCCGGACACCTTAAAATG A
- the LOC122581418 gene encoding protein-tyrosine-phosphatase PTP1-like, with the protein MYSSSNATSFDMSTGFPSNPPLSSEQIEYCKHAHRIFKAKRANNEQLIIYEFNILEQKSVRSVSEVSRLSSVAKLPINAIKNRYERVIPFDSNRVTLDQSEDYSSSEKGYINASFIGAEVTNSSEGVSRFIATQGPLPETFNDFWTMVLQKRCPAIVMLTRLVDPPETPMCGDYFQADNGVRLFDNIRMVTKRIVTTDNKLVLRHLEVNYEVESENLCLPVLHIHYPKWPDMGVPKETNVVREIFRRLCHLPSTQVPIVVHCSAGIGRTGTYCAIHNTIQRILIGDMSALDLAKTIRTFRDQRIGMVQNLEQYIFCFKAIIEELEDLVPTLKSTKND; encoded by the exons ATGTATTCGTCTAGCAACGCAACATCCTTCGATATGTCTACTGGGTTTCCATCAAATCCGCCTCTCTCATCCGAACAAATCGAGTACTGCAAACATGCTCACAGAATTTTCAAGGCCAAACGTGCTAATAATGAACAACTCATTATATATGAGTTCAACATACTAGAg CAGAAGAGTGTAAGGAGTGTGTCTGAAGTTAGTAGGCTTAGCTCGGTGGCTAAACTACCTATTAATGCTATAAAAAACCGCTACGAAAGAGTTATACCAT ttGATTCAAATAGGGTAACTCTTGATCAAAGCGAAGATTACAGTTCGTCTGAAAAGGGATACATCAATGCTAGTTTCATCGGTGCAGAGGTGACTAATTCATCTGAGGGTGTTTCTCGGTTCATAGCCACTCAAGGCCCCCTTCCAGAAACCTTCAACGATTTCTGGACAATGGTACTCCAGAAACGTTGTCCGGCCATTGTGATGCTCACTCGGCTAGTTGATCCTCCAGAG ACTCCGATGTGTGGAGACTATTTTCAAGCAGATAATGGTGTGAGGCTGTTTGACAATATACGTATGGTCACTAAAAGAATCGTCACAACAGACAACAAATTAGTGTTGCGCCATCTTGAGGTGAATTATGAAGTAGAG TCAGAGAACCTTTGTCTGCCCGTATTACATATCCATTATCCTAAATGGCCTGATATGGGAGTTCCAAAAGAGACCAATGTTGTTCGCGAGATTTTTAGAAGATTATGCCATTTACCATCAACCCAAGTACCAATTGTGGTGCATTGCAG TGCCGGCATTGGTAGAACTGGAACATACTGTGCAATTCATAACACCATCCAAAGAATTCTCATCGGTGACATGTCTGCTTTAGATCTTGCTAAAACCATACGCACTTTTAGGGATCAACGGATAGGGATGGTCCAAAACTTG GAGCAATACATTTTCTGCTTCAAAGCAATtattgaagaacttgaagaccTTGTTCCAACACTCAAGAGCACAAAAAATG ATTGA
- the LOC122581425 gene encoding putative mannan endo-1,4-beta-mannosidase 9, with translation MPESVILNGDCKATCYPSIVNKASSTFVETMEHHFMVDGKPMYFNGFNAYWLMCVAADPSTKTKVPDAFKQASKLGMNVVRTWAFSDAGNKPLQISPGVYNEDMFKGLDFVISEAKKHGLHLILSLCNNWDDFGGRKQYVQWARDQGHYLNNDDEFFSNEVTRGYYKNHVKSILNRLNTITGVAYKDDPTIFAWELMNEPRCQNDLSGKTLQDWIEEMSGEFKSLDKNHLVGIGEEGFYGESIPDRKQYNPGYEVGTDFVSNNTINNVDFATIHLYPDQWVSGGSAEAQAEFVQKWITSHLEDCKTIVKKPLLIAEFGKSSWSSGYTIEARNAYFENIFNMAYESAKKDGACSGTTFWQVMAQGMENWGDGYQVVLEESPTTAALIAKQSQKISELNKYKSLFTE, from the exons ATGCCGGAAAGTGTTATTCTCAATGGAGATTGCAAGGCTACATGCTACCCATCCATCGTTAATAAGGCTAGTAGTACTTTTGTGGAGACAATGGAGCATCATTTCATGGTTGATGGAAAGCCAATGTACTTTAATGGCTTCAACGCTTACTGGCTAATGTGCGTTGCTGCTGATCCATCTACAAAAACCAAGGTCCCGGATGCTTTCAAACAAGCTTCCAAGTTAGGAATGAACGTCGTTAGGACTTGGGCTTTTAGTGATGCCGGCAACAAACCTCTCCAAATCTCCCCCGGTGTTTACAATGAGGACATGTTTAAG GGATTGGATTTTGTGATATCCGAAGCCAAGAAACATGGATTGCATCTGATTTTAAGCTTGTGTAATAACTGGGATGATTTTGGAGGAAGAAAACAATATGTTCAATGGGCTAGGGATCAAGGCCACTACTTGAACAATGATGATGAATTCTTTTCCAATGAGGTTACTAGAGGATATTACAAGAATCATGTGaag AGTATTCTGAACAGACTCAACACCATCACCGGTGTTGCCTATAAGGATGATCCCACCATTTTTGCATGGGAGTTGATGAACGAACCTCGTTGCCAGAATGATCTATCTGGAAAAACTCTCCAG GATTGGATAGAGGAAATGTCAGGTGAATTCAAGTCCCTTGACAAGAATCATCTTGTTGGAATCGGGGAAGAAGGGTTTTATGGGGAATCAATACCTGATAGGAAACAATACAATCCAGGCTATGAAGTTGGAACCGACTTTGTCTCAAACAATACCATTAACAATGTGGATTTTGCTACAATCCATCTCTATCCTGACCAATG GGTTTCTGGAGGAAGTGCCGAAGCTCAAGCTGAATTCGTGCAAAAATGGATTACGTCACATCTTGAGGATTGTAAAACCATCGTGAAAAAGCCTTTACTAATTGCAGAATTTGGCAAGTCTTCATGGTCCTCGGGATACACCATCGAAGCAAGGAATGCATACTTTGAAAACATATTCAACATGGCCTATGAAAGTGCCAAAAAAGACGGGGCGTGTTCTGGTACAACGTTTTGGCAAGTCATGGCACAAGGAATGGAGAATTGGGGTGATGGCTACCAAGTTGTGTTGGAGGAAAGCCCTACAACTGCGGCTTTGATTGCCAAACAGTCTCAAAAGATTTCTGAACTCAACAAATATAAATCTTTGTTTACCGAGTAA